A stretch of Camelina sativa cultivar DH55 chromosome 18, Cs, whole genome shotgun sequence DNA encodes these proteins:
- the LOC104762690 gene encoding U-box domain-containing protein 38-like: MGKSGRLRWNPFSHRSSSSASSSSSSSRQQPQQQQPPVEFLCPISKSIMSDPVVVSSGQTFERLCVQVCRDLNFIPKLNGNGNDDDSDSQPDFSNIIPNLNMKSTIDTWCHTVGLSRPQPPDYSTVERNLRQQMPPPEVEIRVSEQELLRAVAHRAPMITHHADSELMGRRDFNSTSSSDESVIVAQSPHTPLPLTTRPACFSPSPSSSSSSAEIETLTQQQQQHNPEEEDEVIYDKLKSSDIFDQEQGLIMMRKMTRTKDEARVSLCSPRILSLLKTMIVSRYSLVQTNSLASLVNLSLDKKNKLTIVRLGFVPILIDVLKSGSREAQEHAAGTIFSLSLEDDNKMPIGVLGALQPLLLALRAADSDRTRHDSALALYHLSLNQTNRLKLVRLGAVPALFSMVRSGESASRALLVICNLACCSEGRSAMLDANAVAILVGMLREERTEESTGAARSSSSARENCVAALFALSHESLRFKGLAKEARAVDVLKVVEERGTERAREKAKKILQLMRERVPEDEEDDGEVSVDWNRVIDSNGSIRSRFRVGGSNRVVTQNSSGF, translated from the coding sequence ATGGGTAAAAGCGGACGGCTCAGATGGAACCCTTTCAGCCACAGATCGTCTTCTTCTGcgtcctcatcatcatcatcttcccgacaacaacctcaacaacaacaacctcctGTCGAATTCCTCTGTCcgatttcaaaatcaataatGTCTGACCCAGTTGTTGTCTCATCCGGTCAAACCTTTGAACGTCTCTGTGTTCAAGTCTGTCGCGACCTAAACTTTATCCCCAAACTCAACGGCAACGGAAACGACGACGACTCTGACTCTCAACCCGATTTCTCCAACATCATCCCTAACCTAAACATGAAATCAACAATCGATACTTGGTGCCACACCGTTGGCCTCTCACGCCCTCAGCCACCTGATTACTCCACCGTCGAGCGTAACCTACGGCAACAGATGCCTCCACCGGAAGTTGAGATTCGTGTCTCCGAGCAAGAGCTTCTCAGAGCTGTAGCTCACCGTGCTCCGATGATAACTCACCACGCTGATTCCGAACTCATGGGAAGGAGAGACTTCAACTCAACGAGCTCTTCTGATGAATCTGTAATCGTCGCTCAGAGCCCACACACTCCTCTTCCTTTAACGACCCGACCCGCTTGCTTCTCTCCgtctccatcatcttcttcttcctccgccgaaatcgaaaccctaacacaacaacaacagcagcacaATCCAGAAGAGGAGGACGAAGTGATTTACGACAAGCTTAAGAGTAGTGATATTTTTGATCAAGAACAAGGTTTGAttatgatgaggaagatgactCGTACTAAAGATGAAGCTAGGGTTTCGCTCTGTTCTCCTCGGATTCTTTCTTTACTGAAGACTATGATTGTTTCAAGATACTCACTAGTGCAGACGAACTCGTTAGCTTCGCTTGTGAATCTATCTTTGGACAAGAAGAACAAATTGACCATTGTTCGGTTAGGTTTTGTTCCCATTTTGATTGATGTTCTGAAATCAGGATCCAGAGAAGCTCAAGAACATGCCGCTGGAACAATCTTTAGTCTCTCTCTTGAAGATGATAATAAAATGCCTATTGGGGTTTTAGGAGCGCTTCAGCCATTGCTTCTCGCGTTACGAGCTGCTGATAGTGATAGGACGAGGCACGATTCGGCTCTTGCGCTTTACCATTTGTCCTTGAACCAGACGAATAGGTTGAAGCTCGTTAGGCTTGGAGCTGTTCCAGCGCTTTTCTCGATGGTTAGGTCTGGTGAATCAGCGAGCCGAGCGTTGTTGGTGATTTGTAATTTAGCTTGTTGTAGCGAAGGACGATCAGCGATGCTTGATGCGAATGCGGTTGCCATTCTTGTAGGGATGCTACGGGAGGAGAGGACGGAGGAGTCTACGGGGGCGgctcgttcttcttcttcggcacGTGAGAATTGTGTGGCTGCATTGTTCGCTTTAAGCCATGAGAGTCTTCGATTTAAGGGACTAGCGAAGGAGGCAAGAGCTGTGGATGTCTTGAAGGTAGTGGAAGAGAGGGGAACAGAGAGAGCTAGAGAGAAAGCGAAGAAAATTCTTCAGCTGATGAGAGAGAGGGTGCCGGAGGATGAGGAAGACGACGGCGAAGTATCAGTTGATTGGAACCGAGTTATCGACTCTAATGGTTCGATTCGGTCTAGGTTCCGAGTTGGTGGTAGCAACAGAGTGGTCACTCAGAACTCATCTGGCTTCTAA
- the LOC109125269 gene encoding uncharacterized protein LOC109125269, whose amino-acid sequence MADIAILVAEEYERRMRLPAGSKSAPAEFDWKKIIPAKMTVAINKMKIESLKNTFEAKSQFALAISHGFFSA is encoded by the coding sequence ATGGCGGACATAGCGATTTTGGTTGCGGAGGAGTACGAGAGGAGGATGAGACTTCCGGCTGGTTCGAAATCAGCGCCGGCGGAATTCGATTGGAAGAAAATAATCCCGGCGAAGATGACTGTAGCTATCAACAAGATGAAGATTGAGAGTTTGAAGAACACCTTTGAAGCTAAATCTCAGTTCGCTCTCGCCATCTCTCATGGCTTCTTCTCTGCTTGA
- the LOC104762691 gene encoding transcription factor TGA1, translating into MNSTSTHFVPPRRVGIYEPVHQFGMWGESFKSNIGNGNMNTPSHIVIPANNQKLDNNLSEETSHGTAGTPHMFDQEASTSRNPDKIQRRLAQNREAARKSRLRKKAYVQQLETSRLKLIQLEQELDRARQQGFYVGNGIETNSLGFSESMNPGIAAFEMEYGHWVEEQNRQICELRTVLHGHINDVELCLLVETAMKHYFELFKMKSTAAKADVFFVMSGMWKTSAERFFLWIGGFRPSDLLKVLLPHFDILTDQQILDVCNLRQSCQQAEDALSQGMEKLQHTLADCVAGGQLGEGSYIPQVNSAMDRLEALVSFVNQADHLRHETLQQMYRILTTRQAARGLLALGEYFQRLRALSSSWATRHREPT; encoded by the exons ATGAATTCGACATCGACACATTTTGTGCCACCGAGAAGAGTTGGTATATACGAACCTGTCCATCAATTCGGTATGTGGGGGGAGAGTTTCAAGAGCAATATTGGCAATGGGAATATGAACACACCAAGCCACATTGTAATACCGGCCAATAATCAGAAACTAGACAACAATTTG TCAGAGGAGACCTCCCATGGAACAGCAGGAACTCCTCACATGTTCGATCAAGAAGCTTCCACGTCTAGAAATCCGGATAAG ATACAAAGACGGCTTGCACAAAACCGCGAGGCTGCTAGGAAAAGTCGCTTGCGCAAGAAG gCTTATGTTCAGCAGCTTGAAACAAGCCGGTTGAAGCTAATTCAGTTAGAGCAAGAACTCGACCGTGCTAGACAACAGGGATTCTACGTGGGGAACGGAATAGAGACTAACTCTCTCGGTTTTTCGGAAAGCATGAATCCAG GGATTGCTGCATTTGAAATGGAGTATGGACATTGGGTTGAAGAACAGAACAGACAGATATGTGAACTAAGAACGGTTTTACATGGACACATAAACGATGTGGAGCTTTGTTTGCTAGTTGAAACCGCCATGAAACATTACTTCGAGCTTTTCAAAATGAAATCGACCGCTGCCAAAGCGGATGTCTTCTTCGTCATGTCAGGGATGTGGAAAACTTCAGCAGAACGGTTCTTCTTGTGGATTGGCGGATTTCGACCATCGGATCTTCTCAAG GTTCTTTTGCCACATTTTGATATCTTGACGGATCAACAAATACTAGATGTATGCAATCTAAGACAATCTTGTCAGCAAGCTGAAGACGCGTTGAGTCAAGGTATGGAGAAGCTGCAACACACGCTTGCGGATTGCGTTGCAGGGGGACAACTCGGTGAAGGAAGTTACATTCCTCAAGTGAATTCTGCTATGGATAGATTAGAAGCTTTGGTCAGTTTTGTTAATCAG gCTGATCACTTGAGACACGAGACATTGCAACAAATGTATCGGATCTTGACCACACGACAAGCGGCTCGAGGGTTATTAGCTCTTGGTGAGTATTTTCAACGGCTTAGAGCCTTGAGCTCAAGTTGGGCAACTCGACATCGTGAACCAACGtag
- the LOC104762692 gene encoding 50S ribosomal protein L29, chloroplastic, producing MLSLSIATPGTAAIFRRGTASSTSTSSSFHGVRIQHQVSARVPAAAMVSSSRKPAVVMMSKREAELKEIRSKTTEQLQEEVVDLKGELFMLRLQKSARNEFKSSDFRRMKKQVARMLTVKREREIKEGIKKRLSRKLDRQWKKSIVPRPPPSLKKLQEEEAAEEAAEAAKSA from the exons ATGCTTAGTCTCTCAATTGCAACGCCGGGGACGGCGGCGATTTTCCGTAGAGGAACTGCTTCGTCgacttcaacttcttcttcgttcCATGGTGTAAGAATTCAGCACCAGGTTTCTGCTCGCGTGCCCGCGGCGGCGATGGTTTCGTCGTCTCGTAAACCGGCGGTGGTGATGATGTCGAAAAGAGAGGCGGAATTGAAAGAGATAAGATCGAAGACTACGGAGCAGTTACAGGAGGAGGTTGTTGACCTTAAAGGAGAGCTTTTTATGCTTCGTCTTCAGAAATCGGCGAGGAATGAGTTCAAATCTAGTGACTTTCGTCGAATGAAGAAACAA GTAGCGAGGATGCTGACggtaaaaagagagagggagatcaAAGAAGGGATAAAGAAAAGATTGTCAAGGAAACTGGACCGACAATGGAAGAAAAGCATTGTACCAAGACCACCTCCTTCTCTGAAGaagcttcaagaagaagaagctgcagAAGAAGCAGCCGAAGCTGCCAAATCTGCTTGA
- the LOC104762693 gene encoding transcription factor MYB39-like, producing the protein MGRSPSSDETGLKKGPWLPEEDDKLINYIHKHGHSSWSALPKLAGLNRCGKSCRLRWTNYLRPDIKRGKFSAEEEETILNLHAVLGNKWSMIASHLPGRTDNEIKNFWNTHLKKKLIQMGFDPMTHRPRTDDIFSSLSQLMSLSNLRGLVDLQQQVPIEEQALLNLQAEMARLQLFQYLLQPPPPMNSSSINPNDLNILNLLIKENSNTSNLDLGFLTSHLQDFNNNLPSLKNIDNNHFSQKSSPIWFHEPPSLNQTMLPSHDPCAQSVDGFGGNQASSSHDQEIAITDVVEWPDQHLFDDSMFPDIPYQS; encoded by the exons ATGGGAAGATCTCCTAGCTCAGATGAAACTGGTCTGAAGAAAGGTCCATGGTTacctgaagaagatgataaactCATCAATTATATTCACAAACATGGCCATAGCAGCTGGAGTGCCCTTCCCAAGCTTGCTG GTCTTAACAGGTGTGGGAAGAGTTGTAGGCTACGATGGACAAACTATTTGAGACCAGACATTAAGCGAGGAAAATTCTcggctgaagaagaagagaccatCCTGAACCTTCACGCGGTTCTTGGAAACAA GTGGTCAATGATTGCAAGCCATTTACCTGGAAGAACAGACAATGAGATCAAGAATTTCTGGAACACTCATCTGAAGAAAAAACTGATCCAGATGGGTTTTGACCCCATGACCCATCGGCCAAGAACTGATGACATCTTCTCAAGCTTATCTCAGCTCATGTCTCTGTCTAACCTGAGAGGACTTGTTGATCTGCAGCAACAGGTTCCAATTGAAGAGCAAGCTTTACTGAATCTCCAAGCTGAGATGGCTAGGCTCCAGCTGTTCCAATACCTTCTTCAACCTCCTCCTCCTATGAATAGTAGCAGCATTAACCCTAATGACTTAAACATTCTCAATCTCCTCATCAAAGAAAACTCCAATACCAGTAATCTCGACCTTGGTTTCCTCACTTCTCATCTTCAAGACTTCAACAACAACCTCCCATCCCTCAAAAACATAGACAATAATCACTTCAGTCAAAAAAGTTCTCCAATATGGTTCCATGAACCACCGAGCTTGAACCAAACTATGTTGCCTTCTCATGATCCTTGTGCTCAGAGTGTAGATGGTTTCGGTGGCAACCAGGCCTCCTCAAGCCATGACCAAGAAATAGCAATCACAGATGTTGTAGAATGGCCTGATCAGCATCTATTTGATGACTCCATGTTTCCAGACATTCCGTATCAGTCTTAA